A region of the Lycium barbarum isolate Lr01 chromosome 1, ASM1917538v2, whole genome shotgun sequence genome:
GATTCCACATCATCACAATGATGTGGAATCACCTGCAACATCCTCATTCAAATTTAGTGAAAATGATGATAAGTTAGGAGATGATACTAGAGGTGAATCAGGAGTAGGAGTCTAAGACTCCGATGATATATAAGAAGAGCCTTGCTTTCGAACTTTTTTACTTCCAGCATCGACATCTTTAAACTTCTCAAAATCCTTCATCATATCCCACACATGATTAAATTTAAAACCTTTTTTGTGGTCCGGATCTTGCATAAGTAAACATTTTGCTTGATTAATCTGCAATATTTTAGAAAAACAATTGAAGGGAAACTGTAAGTAAATACATACAAATAAAGTATAAAATTTTACAAAATAAATACTCATAATATCTTTATCTGAAGCATCACTAGGATGCAAATTTTCAACTTGACGTACACAACCATTTAATTTTCTTATAGCCTTCTcaataactttcattccaacgATCTTTTGTTGCGATACTCCCAACACTCATCCTTTGCACTATTGCACCCATCTTCCACTCGACCCCAAAAATTATCTCTAGATTGATTTATACCCGTTATTGGATCTTGAGATACATCTAAATAAACTTGGTATAATTCCATATCTTCATTGGTAGAGTATCCTGTAGATCGGGTAGACATTTTTTGTAAGTGAATAGATGAAAAGTGGATTATATGGTTAAAGAAAAACTAAAGCCAATTTCGTATGAATGGGTATTTTGGGACTTGACTATATGTAGATAAAAGTAGAGCCAAACTAGGATAGATTTCATCTTGATCTGAACTGTTGAATGGATTTCATCCTAATCTCAACCGTCGGATGGATTTCATCCTTATCTCAACCGGATAATAATAGGATATATTTCATCTTGATCTCAACCGTTGAATGGATTTCATCCTAATTTCAACCGTCGGATGGATTTCATCCTTATCTCAGCCGGATAATAATAGGATAGATTTCATCTTAATCTCTACCGTTGAATGGATTTCATCCTAATCTCAACCGTCGAATGGATTTCATCCTTATCTCAACCGGATAATAATAGGATAGATTTCATGTTGATCTCAACCGTTGAATGGATTTCATCCTAATCTCAACCGTCGGATGGATTTCATCCTTATCTCAACCGGATAATAATATGATAGATTTCATCTTGATCTCAACAGTTGAATGGATTTCATCCTAATCTCAACCGTCAGATGGATTTCATCCTTATCTCAACCGGATAATAATAGGATTTCATCCTAATCTATAAATATGAACATCATTTAGGTAACTAACTCAGGATTTCCAATTCattttaaaatcaaatcaaacatTCTTATTTGTCTTCTGAAAATGAATTTCTATACTGGAGGTTCTTCTAATAATAATGATGAAAATTCctcttcatcattatcatctttACATTTAGATGATACTATTGCAGAAGAGCAGCAAGTAATCTTGCAAAATATTCGCATGAACAACTAGATGTTGCAATATTTGCAAGAATATCAAAATAATGAAGTTTTCAGAGTTGGTTCTGTTCCAGGTCATTTAGTAATCAATCGAGATCGTGAAGCAGCTGATAATAATTTATTTCTCGATTATTTTTCAGATAATCCACGCTATAATGATGGTATGTTTCGTCGTCGATATCGGATGTCCCGGAATTTGTTTCTTCGTGTTGTTGATGCaattaaagctcatgatacgtACTTCGAACAACATGCTGATGCGATGGGTAGATTTGGTTTATCTATTGTACAAAAAATCACAGTTGTGTTTAGAATGTTGGCATACGGCTTGCCAGCGGATGCCACTGACGAATATGTGAAAATTGGAGAGTCAACTGCAATTGAAAGCATGAAGAGATTTTGTCGAGCTATCGTAGAGGTTTTTGGCCAGCAGTATCTGAGATCACCAACAGCTAACGGTGTTGCAAGGCTTCTTCACATCGGTGAGCAACGTGGTTTTCCAGGAATGCTAGGTAGTCTAGATTGCATGCATTGGAGATGGAAAAATTGTCCAACAGCATGGGCTGGACAATATGCAGGTCGTAGTGGATCTCCAACAATAATTCTTGAAGCTGTAGCTGATTATGACCTTTGGATATGGCATGCATATTTTGGTATGCCCGGCACCAATAATGACATTAATGTTTTAGAATCGTCACATCTGTTTTCCAATCTTGCTAAAGGTATTGCTCCTCCCGCCCGTTATGTTATTCAAGGAAACAAATATGATGTGGGTTATTATTTATCTGACAGTATATATCCAAAATGGTCTACAATTGTGCAAACCATTCAAGAGCCACAATCTCAAAAGAAGAAATATTTCGCGACGAAACAAGAATCATGTCGAAAAGATGTTGAACGTGCATTCAGAGTTTTGCAATCTTGTTTTGCAATTATTGCAGGGCTGTCGCGTTTTTGGAGAAAAGAAGTGCTACATGATATATTAACATCGTGTATTATACTGCACAACATGATAATCGAGGATGAGCGTGATCTTAATGCACCAATTTAAGATGCTTGGGAAGGTCCAACTCCAACAGTAGAAATGGTAGTAAATGAAAATTATCGATTTGAACAATTTTTAGCTCGACAcaaaaaaattaagaacaaaGATGCTCGTTTTGCACTTCGTAATGCATTAGTAGAGCATTTATGGGAGCAACGTACTAATCATGGAAGTTGAATATTTatgtagaaattaaaataaattctaCCTTAATGTAATagcatttatttaattatattttatcaatgatttcacttttatttgaattatccattaatatgtataacgtataatatttgcttacaatttatattatttaaaattttatggtATAAAATAACTTTATATTAAATGATTATATAACAAAGGATTATGAATTACATGGGATGgatatgtaaaaaagaaaaaaaaaaggatttttttatgaaattaaaaataaaatttaagtaaaagaaaataatataatataaaagagagAGAAGAATATAAAAGGAATATTCTTTTTTGGTGCAAAAAATGGTGCAATGGGTTGAAGTTAATTTGCACCATTTTGGTGTTTGCACCATTTGGTTGGAGATGCCCTAAGTAAATATGAGCGAAAAACAACAGTTAATAAACATATATTTATGTACGGTGGAAATAGAGCATTAATAAAAACAAGCAGAGGGCAAAAAAGTATCATTTCTTCCCAGAATCCTCAGCAGTTAACAACTAAACCTTCATCCAAAGCAAGAACTTCAAAATTCAATTCTCTTGGATGAAAAGAAATTAAATTTTAAATGGTGACTGAAATACATAAGTACAAAATTATTAGAGACGAATTTCACCAACGGGCTTGCAGCGAGCCTACGAAGTAGCATTAGTCTTATTTGGTGTAAAATTGTGCGATTCTTCGCCAAATCACTTTGGATCTTTTTTACGTCTCCAAATTCACACAATCATATTTGGTCCTCGGATCTTGTAATAGGATAACCCTCCATCCTGCTACATGAACCAACTGAGGTCTCCAACTCTCCATCCTTGTCATAGTTCACTTGTATAGAATTCCCCATGATGTTGTTGTAGAATATTAAAAATAACTCATGGAGTAAAATTGTGcaagaaaattttaaaataaagaGATAGATAAGACGTT
Encoded here:
- the LOC132636734 gene encoding protein ALP1-like isoform X1; amino-acid sequence: MLQYLQEYQNNEVFRVGSVPGHLVINRDREAADNNLFLDYFSDNPRYNDGMFRRRYRMSRNLFLRVVDAIKAHDTYFEQHADAMGRFGLSIVQKITVVFRMLAYGLPADATDEYVKIGESTAIESMKRFCRAIVEVFGQQYLRSPTANGVARLLHIGEQRGFPGMLGSLDCMHWRWKNCPTAWAGQYAGRSGSPTIILEAVADYDLWIWHAYFGMPGTNNDINVLESSHLFSNLAKGIAPPARYVIQGNKYDVGYYLSDSIYPKWSTIVQTIQEPQSQKKKYFATKQESCRKDVERAFRVLQSCFAIIAGLSRFWRKEVLHDILTSCIILHNMIIEDERDLNAPI
- the LOC132636734 gene encoding uncharacterized protein LOC132636734 isoform X2, which encodes MFRRRYRMSRNLFLRVVDAIKAHDTYFEQHADAMGRFGLSIVQKITVVFRMLAYGLPADATDEYVKIGESTAIESMKRFCRAIVEVFGQQYLRSPTANGVARLLHIGEQRGFPGMLGSLDCMHWRWKNCPTAWAGQYAGRSGSPTIILEAVADYDLWIWHAYFGMPGTNNDINVLESSHLFSNLAKGIAPPARYVIQGNKYDVGYYLSDSIYPKWSTIVQTIQEPQSQKKKYFATKQESCRKDVERAFRVLQSCFAIIAGLSRFWRKEVLHDILTSCIILHNMIIEDERDLNAPI